Proteins co-encoded in one Campylobacter concisus genomic window:
- the lptB gene encoding LPS export ABC transporter ATP-binding protein, with amino-acid sequence MHKLEVKDLKKTIKKSEIIKGISLEVNSGEVVGLLGPNGAGKTTTFYMICGLISPTSGDVFLNDEKITNVPLHKRAHLGIGYLPQESSIFKELSVEENLLLGAEILNQSKEDISKRVNEMLNMLNIEPIRLRKGVSLSGGERRRCEIARSLIIKPKFLLLDEPFAGVDPIAVSDIQSIVRDLKKLGIGVLITDHNVRETLAICDRAYVIKDGSLLASGSASEVANNKLVRTHYLGEEFKLLE; translated from the coding sequence GTGCATAAACTAGAAGTAAAAGATCTAAAAAAGACGATTAAAAAAAGTGAGATCATAAAAGGTATATCTTTAGAGGTAAATAGTGGCGAAGTTGTGGGGCTTCTTGGGCCAAATGGTGCCGGAAAGACGACCACTTTTTATATGATCTGCGGGCTCATCTCGCCAACTAGCGGAGATGTCTTTTTAAATGACGAAAAGATCACAAACGTCCCGCTTCACAAAAGAGCGCACCTTGGTATTGGCTATTTGCCGCAAGAATCAAGCATATTTAAAGAGCTAAGCGTAGAAGAAAATTTGCTCCTTGGGGCTGAAATACTAAATCAAAGCAAAGAAGATATCTCTAAAAGAGTAAATGAGATGCTAAATATGCTAAATATCGAGCCTATCCGCCTAAGAAAGGGCGTTAGCCTAAGTGGTGGCGAGCGCAGACGCTGTGAGATCGCTAGAAGTCTCATCATAAAGCCAAAATTTTTGCTGCTTGATGAACCATTTGCAGGCGTCGATCCTATCGCAGTTAGCGACATCCAAAGCATCGTTAGAGACCTTAAAAAGCTAGGCATCGGCGTTTTGATAACTGATCACAACGTCCGTGAGACGCTAGCCATTTGCGACAGAGCTTATGTCATCAAAGATGGCTCACTTCTAGCAAGTGGTAGTGCTAGTGAAGTGGCAAACAACAAGCTCGTAAGAACGCACTATCTTGGCGAAGAATTTAAGCTACTTGAGTAG
- the tsaE gene encoding tRNA (adenosine(37)-N6)-threonylcarbamoyltransferase complex ATPase subunit type 1 TsaE produces MVFELLENELDGLVRVLPKSGVVLLSGDLASGKTTLVKAIIKAHGIDESVTSPTFSLMQIYGKDIYHYDIYQIGFDGMAKNGLFENLFEEGLHLVEWGDENLEKALKKNGESYTLVKISPSKNGRKYEVISA; encoded by the coding sequence ATGGTTTTTGAGCTTTTAGAAAATGAGCTTGATGGGCTTGTGCGGGTGCTTCCAAAAAGTGGCGTGGTGCTACTAAGCGGCGATCTAGCAAGTGGCAAAACGACGCTTGTAAAGGCGATCATCAAGGCTCACGGGATAGACGAGAGCGTGACGTCGCCGACATTTTCTTTAATGCAAATTTATGGTAAAGATATCTACCACTACGACATTTACCAGATCGGATTTGACGGGATGGCAAAAAATGGCCTTTTTGAAAATTTATTTGAAGAAGGGCTTCATCTAGTAGAGTGGGGCGATGAAAATTTAGAAAAAGCTCTAAAGAAAAACGGCGAGAGCTATACATTAGTAAAAATTTCTCCTAGCAAAAATGGCAGAAAATACGAGGTTATAAGTGCATAA
- a CDS encoding RNA-binding S4 domain-containing protein has protein sequence MRVDKFLNVVNITKRRAVSEDMCKSGVVSINGVQAKAAKDVKIGDVITIKFLAREARYEVLAIPTTKSIPKSAQSEYVKEL, from the coding sequence ATGAGAGTAGATAAATTTTTAAACGTAGTAAATATTACCAAAAGGCGTGCCGTTAGCGAAGATATGTGCAAAAGCGGCGTTGTGAGCATCAACGGCGTGCAGGCAAAAGCGGCAAAAGATGTTAAGATCGGCGACGTTATCACTATCAAATTTCTAGCTCGTGAGGCGAGATATGAGGTGCTAGCGATCCCGACTACAAAAAGCATACCAAAAAGCGCTCAAAGCGAATATGTAAAAGAGCTTTGA
- a CDS encoding alpha/beta hydrolase: MVRAFKFLLFTLGITQTLHAGPSQTPEPLSQKAASKFEISTFKMSANDEIYKIFTAKLKGQSEFKNVLFLLDANAQFNMLLNEFEGSSAPLIIGIGYDTDKSYEVEKRTKDLTPKADGEEFSNGGGADAFYHFLTKNLVPLIDQKFNVQDSQKSLYGHSFGGLFTLYALLKNEGVFSNFFIASPSLWWGGSEILKQNVSEGKFKEKLKAKFVFLSVGELEKRKGKTDKAGILKASDLAGILKQSGVNSHFELFKNETHGSVIPLNLKELLKYLKD; the protein is encoded by the coding sequence ATGGTAAGAGCGTTTAAATTTTTGCTTTTTACACTTGGTATAACGCAGACTTTACATGCAGGACCTAGCCAGACACCTGAGCCACTTAGCCAAAAAGCTGCTAGTAAATTTGAAATTTCAACCTTTAAAATGAGCGCAAATGATGAAATTTATAAAATTTTCACAGCCAAGCTAAAGGGACAAAGTGAGTTTAAAAATGTGCTTTTCTTGCTTGATGCAAATGCCCAGTTTAACATGCTCTTAAATGAATTTGAGGGCTCTTCCGCACCGCTAATAATAGGCATAGGATATGACACAGACAAAAGCTATGAGGTAGAAAAACGCACAAAAGATCTCACGCCAAAGGCAGATGGCGAGGAATTTAGCAATGGTGGTGGCGCTGATGCGTTTTACCACTTTTTAACTAAAAATTTAGTGCCATTAATCGATCAGAAATTTAACGTGCAAGACAGCCAAAAGAGCCTTTATGGACACTCTTTTGGCGGGCTTTTTACACTTTATGCTTTGCTTAAAAATGAGGGCGTATTTTCAAATTTCTTTATCGCTTCGCCATCTCTTTGGTGGGGTGGGTCTGAAATTTTAAAGCAAAATGTGAGCGAGGGTAAATTTAAAGAGAAACTAAAGGCTAAATTTGTCTTTCTTAGCGTTGGCGAGCTTGAAAAGAGAAAGGGTAAAACAGACAAAGCTGGCATTTTAAAGGCGAGCGATTTGGCTGGGATTTTAAAACAAAGTGGCGTAAATTCTCACTTTGAGCTTTTTAAAAATGAGACGCACGGCAGCGTCATACCTCTAAATTTAAAAGAGCTTTTAAAATATCTGAAGGATTAA
- a CDS encoding TonB-dependent receptor domain-containing protein, giving the protein MRKTKFIAICLSACVANSLFGAEHKDNNETRLDGVVVSASGFSQQIKEAPASISVISGDELTKDSFTSLHSIAQKVPGVNVVGGEDGPASGISIRGMESSQTLVLIDGKRVNSSSANPKGGAGDMNSNFIPPAEAIERIEVIRGPMSSLYGSDAVGGVINIITKKDFSKFSGNVGISTTINTHKGIGDGRQGDFYLNLPLYKDLFALQLWGYKKLRDEDNYKGGYQKSDKRNLSAKLWITPDEHNKFFILGSNERHDYSRTIGKSATTRTNRLLNAYDYEKKSYGVGYLGEFDNLNADISYIYDETQRTSLFDSLIPAKAKNHNFNSKFTTFFGAHTLTFGYDFSKQNVGTTFIVSNASRNGLKNPKSYSMSEHAGFIEDEWQILDEKLFLTLGSRLTHNEFFGNHLSPRAYLVYNATDTLSLKGGVATGYKTPNVNQISPEVGTIQNAWKIVDFGNKDLKPEKSITYEVGAYYDNQADFRGSVMFFKNEFKDKILDTDGSNVNRIPAFGTCSGAPSVNCPGWGTYFNIEGATVWGVELSGDYDILSNLNLSSNYTYNKSKIKTGNPTINTPNGPMKFSETNLGRLDAKSLTATPEHAFHATLAYKPIKSVKTFFTTNYESKLTSVKFGPGNKVSENNKNLLTFDTGVSWDANKHLTLSLNAYNIFDKVRYDEALADDGNYYWYPQEGRRFWFKVAAKW; this is encoded by the coding sequence GTGAGAAAAACAAAATTTATTGCCATCTGCCTTAGCGCTTGCGTGGCAAATTCGCTCTTTGGAGCAGAGCATAAAGACAATAACGAAACAAGGCTTGATGGTGTTGTAGTAAGTGCGAGTGGCTTTTCGCAGCAGATCAAAGAGGCTCCTGCGAGCATAAGCGTGATAAGTGGCGATGAGCTTACAAAAGATAGCTTTACTTCGCTTCACTCAATCGCTCAAAAAGTCCCAGGCGTAAATGTCGTTGGTGGCGAGGATGGTCCAGCTAGCGGTATCTCGATACGCGGTATGGAAAGCTCTCAAACGCTAGTTTTAATTGATGGCAAAAGGGTAAATTCAAGTAGCGCAAACCCAAAGGGTGGAGCAGGGGATATGAACTCAAATTTCATCCCACCAGCCGAGGCGATCGAGCGTATAGAGGTCATCCGTGGTCCTATGAGCTCGCTTTATGGTAGCGACGCAGTTGGTGGCGTGATAAATATCATCACTAAAAAAGATTTTTCAAAATTTAGCGGCAACGTCGGCATCTCAACCACGATAAACACGCACAAAGGCATAGGTGATGGCAGACAAGGCGACTTTTATCTAAATTTACCTCTTTATAAAGACCTTTTTGCACTCCAGCTTTGGGGCTATAAAAAACTAAGAGATGAGGACAACTATAAAGGCGGATATCAAAAGAGCGATAAGAGAAATTTAAGCGCAAAACTTTGGATCACACCAGACGAGCACAATAAATTTTTCATCCTTGGCTCAAATGAAAGGCATGATTACTCAAGAACTATTGGAAAGTCAGCCACTACTAGAACAAACAGACTTCTAAACGCCTATGACTATGAGAAAAAGAGCTATGGCGTGGGCTATCTTGGCGAATTTGATAACCTAAATGCCGATATCAGCTACATTTATGATGAGACACAAAGAACGAGTCTTTTTGACAGCCTCATACCTGCAAAAGCCAAAAATCACAACTTTAATTCTAAATTTACAACGTTTTTTGGCGCGCATACACTCACTTTTGGTTATGACTTTAGCAAGCAAAATGTCGGCACGACCTTCATCGTCTCAAATGCCTCAAGGAATGGTCTTAAAAATCCAAAAAGCTACTCGATGAGTGAGCATGCGGGATTTATCGAGGATGAGTGGCAAATTTTAGATGAGAAGCTATTTTTAACGCTTGGCTCAAGACTCACGCACAACGAATTCTTTGGCAATCACCTCTCGCCAAGAGCTTACCTAGTCTATAACGCTACAGATACGCTAAGCTTAAAAGGCGGCGTAGCAACTGGCTATAAAACGCCAAATGTCAATCAAATCTCCCCAGAAGTAGGCACTATTCAAAATGCTTGGAAAATAGTTGATTTTGGAAACAAAGATCTAAAGCCAGAAAAAAGTATAACTTACGAAGTTGGTGCATATTATGACAATCAGGCTGATTTTAGAGGCTCGGTAATGTTTTTTAAAAATGAATTTAAAGACAAGATCCTAGATACCGACGGCAGTAATGTAAATAGAATTCCAGCCTTTGGTACTTGCTCAGGTGCGCCAAGTGTTAATTGCCCTGGTTGGGGAACTTACTTTAACATTGAAGGTGCGACCGTTTGGGGAGTGGAGCTAAGTGGCGACTATGACATCCTTTCAAACTTAAATCTAAGCTCAAATTACACCTATAATAAGTCAAAGATAAAAACCGGCAACCCAACGATAAACACACCAAACGGCCCTATGAAATTTAGTGAGACAAATCTTGGCAGACTTGATGCAAAAAGCCTAACAGCAACCCCAGAGCATGCATTTCATGCAACACTTGCTTATAAACCAATTAAGAGTGTAAAAACATTCTTCACCACAAACTATGAGAGTAAGCTTACTAGTGTGAAATTTGGCCCTGGCAATAAGGTGAGTGAAAATAATAAAAATTTACTCACATTTGATACAGGCGTAAGCTGGGACGCAAACAAGCACCTAACACTTAGCCTAAATGCCTACAATATCTTTGATAAAGTAAGATACGATGAGGCGCTAGCAGACGACGGCAATTACTACTGGTATCCACAAGAGGGCAGGAGATTTTGGTTTAAGGTCGCTGCAAAATGGTAA
- a CDS encoding argininosuccinate synthase, with amino-acid sequence MKKDVKKVVLAYSGGLDTSIILKWLQDEYNCEVVTFTADIGQGEELEPARKKALALGVKPENIFIEDLREEFVRDYVFPMFRANAVYEGEYLLGTSIARPLIAKRQSEIARLVGADGVSHGATGKGNDQVRFELGYYALGDNLTITAPWREWDLNSREKLLAYAEKNGIDITKKPGKSPYSMDANLLHISYEGLVLEDPSHAPEDDMWRWTVSPKDAPDKSEIIEIGYEKGDPMSINGKKMSPAEILTELNRLGAKHGIGRLDIVENRSVGMKSRGCYETPGGTIMLKAHRAIESITLDRGAAHLKDEIMPKYAELIYNGYWWSPERNMLQALIDKSQEHVNGSVKVELYKGNVTILGRSSKNDNLFSEAYCTFEEDSVYNQKDAAGFIKLNALRFIIARKNGRKFY; translated from the coding sequence ATGAAAAAAGACGTAAAAAAAGTGGTTTTAGCATACTCTGGCGGACTTGACACAAGTATCATTTTAAAATGGCTTCAAGATGAATATAACTGCGAAGTAGTCACATTTACAGCTGACATTGGCCAAGGCGAGGAGCTAGAGCCTGCACGCAAAAAAGCCTTAGCACTTGGTGTAAAGCCTGAAAATATTTTTATTGAAGATTTAAGAGAAGAATTTGTACGTGATTATGTGTTTCCAATGTTTAGAGCAAATGCAGTCTACGAGGGCGAGTATCTACTTGGCACATCGATAGCGCGCCCACTAATAGCAAAACGCCAAAGTGAGATCGCAAGACTTGTTGGTGCTGATGGTGTGAGCCACGGAGCAACAGGCAAAGGCAACGACCAAGTTCGCTTTGAGCTTGGATACTACGCGCTTGGCGACAACCTAACTATTACAGCTCCATGGCGCGAGTGGGATCTAAATAGTCGTGAAAAACTTTTGGCATACGCTGAGAAAAACGGCATAGATATCACCAAAAAACCAGGCAAAAGCCCATACTCAATGGACGCAAATTTACTTCACATAAGCTACGAAGGCTTAGTGCTTGAAGACCCAAGCCACGCACCAGAAGATGATATGTGGAGATGGACAGTAAGCCCAAAAGATGCCCCAGATAAGAGCGAGATTATCGAGATAGGCTATGAAAAAGGCGATCCAATGAGCATAAACGGCAAAAAAATGAGCCCAGCTGAAATTTTAACCGAGTTAAACCGCCTTGGCGCAAAACACGGCATCGGCAGACTTGACATCGTAGAAAACCGCTCAGTTGGTATGAAGAGCCGCGGCTGCTACGAAACTCCTGGTGGCACGATAATGCTAAAAGCTCACAGAGCGATCGAGAGCATCACACTTGACCGCGGTGCAGCTCACTTAAAAGATGAGATCATGCCAAAATATGCCGAGCTAATCTACAACGGCTACTGGTGGTCACCTGAGCGAAATATGCTTCAAGCTCTCATCGACAAGAGCCAAGAGCACGTAAATGGCTCTGTTAAAGTTGAGCTTTATAAAGGCAACGTGACTATCCTTGGCAGAAGCAGTAAAAATGATAATCTATTTAGCGAGGCATACTGCACATTTGAAGAAGATAGCGTTTATAATCAAAAAGATGCAGCTGGTTTTATCAAACTAAATGCACTTCGTTTCATCATCGCACGCAAAAATGGGCGAAAATTTTACTAA
- the rplI gene encoding 50S ribosomal protein L9, with protein sequence MKVLLIKDVKALGKAGEIKEVKDGYGNNFLIGKGFAKAATPDVLRQYEAAQKRKAEELKYEIANLEKLKEELEKVTVVIKKTLGANGSLFGSVSKEEIAAELEKTHHLVVEKKAIDMDTHLKAVGLYDVHVKLGHSINASLKVDVQGE encoded by the coding sequence ATGAAAGTATTATTAATAAAAGATGTAAAGGCGCTTGGTAAAGCTGGCGAGATAAAAGAGGTAAAAGACGGCTATGGCAATAACTTCTTAATCGGCAAAGGCTTTGCAAAAGCAGCTACTCCAGACGTTCTTCGCCAATATGAAGCAGCCCAAAAAAGAAAGGCCGAAGAGCTAAAATATGAGATCGCAAATTTAGAAAAGCTAAAAGAAGAGCTTGAAAAAGTGACAGTTGTCATCAAAAAAACTCTTGGCGCAAATGGCTCGCTTTTTGGCTCAGTTTCAAAAGAAGAGATCGCAGCAGAGCTTGAAAAAACTCATCATTTAGTTGTCGAAAAAAAAGCGATCGACATGGATACACATCTAAAAGCAGTCGGCCTTTATGACGTTCATGTAAAGCTTGGACACTCGATAAATGCGAGCTTGAAGGTTGATGTGCAAGGAGAGTAG
- the hslV gene encoding ATP-dependent protease subunit HslV, translated as MFHATTILAYKGKNKAVIGGDGQVSFGNTVLKGNAVKIRKIHNGKVLAGFAGSTADAFNLFDMFEKNLEHTKGDLLKAVIEFSKEWRKDKYLRKLEAMMLVLDRDKIFLLSGTGDVVEPEDGKIAAIGSGGNYALSAARALDKFADIDEEELVKESLKIAGEICIYTNTNIKTYVLE; from the coding sequence ATGTTTCATGCGACAACCATCTTAGCCTACAAAGGCAAAAATAAAGCGGTCATCGGCGGCGACGGGCAGGTGAGCTTTGGCAACACCGTCTTAAAAGGAAATGCCGTAAAAATTCGTAAAATTCATAACGGTAAAGTCCTAGCTGGCTTTGCTGGTAGCACTGCTGATGCGTTTAACCTTTTTGATATGTTTGAGAAAAATTTGGAGCATACAAAGGGCGATTTGCTAAAGGCGGTTATAGAATTTAGCAAAGAGTGGCGCAAAGACAAGTATTTAAGAAAGCTTGAGGCGATGATGCTTGTGCTTGATAGGGATAAAATTTTCTTACTTAGTGGCACTGGGGATGTTGTAGAACCAGAAGATGGCAAGATAGCAGCTATCGGAAGTGGTGGCAACTACGCCCTTTCAGCAGCCCGTGCCTTAGATAAATTTGCCGATATAGACGAAGAGGAGCTAGTTAAAGAGAGCCTCAAGATCGCCGGCGAAATTTGCATCTATACAAATACAAACATCAAAACTTATGTTTTAGAATAA